The Geobacillus genomosp. 3 genome segment TCATCCGGGGCGACGCGCTGCCCGTTGGCCAGTTCGAGCATGCGCGGCCCGGCGATCGCCATGCATGTCCCCTTCAGTTGCGTGACAAAATCGCAGCTGACCGCCGTCCATGTCGGCCCGCCGTAGCTGTCTCCCAAAATCGCCGCCATCGTCGGCACTTGCCGGTGGTGGGTGAGCAGCTCGCGCGGAAACAATTTGTCGCTGATCCCATCCGACCCCATTCCGTCCGGCATGCGCAACCCGCCGCCTTCATGGAGGAAAAACATCGGCAAGCCGTTGCGCACAGCCAACGCATGCATCTGCCGCGACTTGCGCAAATGGACGCTCCCTTCCGTTCCCGCGAGCACCGTTTTATCCCCGGCGATGATGACCGCCGGACGGCCGTCCACTTTGCCGATGCCGGCGACAAGTCCATCTCCGTACGTCGTTTCTTCCAATCCCGGCTGGTCGGATGTGTTCAGTTGCCCGAACTCGACAAACGTCCCTCGGTCAACGAGCAAGGCGATTCGTTCTCTGGCCGTCAGCAACCCTTTTTCATGTTGCCTGGCGATTTTCTCTTCGCCGCCGCCCAGCGCAGCGCGCGCCTTTTTCGCCATCAGTTCGTCTGTTAATTGCCGCAACTTCTCCAACCGTGACCCCCCTTTTTTGAAAAAGGCGGGGCGGCCCTCGCCAACCCCCGCCGCTATGTTATTCTCTTGGCAGCAGTTTTCGCAGCACTTTTCCTGACGGTGTTGCCGGCAGCTCGTCAATCAGCTCGATATAACGCGGATATTTGAACGCCGCCATATGCGTTTTCGCCCATTCGATCAAATCAGACGACGCCACCTTCTCTTTATACGAATCATGGAGAACAACAAACGCTTTCGGCACTTCCCCTTTCATCGGGTCAGGCACGCCGATCACCGCGCATTGCCTGACAGCCGGGTGTTCGTTCAACAGCGCCTCGACGTCTTCCGGGAAGACGCTGTAGCCGGACACTTTGATCATTTCCTTCAACCGCCCTTGAAAATACAAATAGCCGTCTTCATCCATATAGCCGATATCACCCGTGTACACCCAGCCGTCTTTAAGCGTTTCTTTCGTCGCCTCATCGCGGCGGAAGTAGCCTTGAAAAACTCCCGGATTTTTGACAACAATTTCCCCCGACTGCCCGGGCCCAAGCTCCCGTTTCGTTTCCGGGTCGATGATGCGGATGTCCGTCTCATATGTCGGGATGCCGCACGACCCAAATTTCACACGGTCATCCGGCATGAACGTGTCGCACGTATGCGTCTCGCTCAACCCGTAGGCGGCTTCGTACAACAGGCATCCGCCGGTCGCCTCCGCCCACCGCTCGGCAAGGTCTTTCGTCACCGGCAGGCCGAAGCTGGTGGCCAAGTTACGTTTTAAACTTGACACGTCAGCCGAAGTCGTAGGCAGCACTTGCAATATAGCAGCGTTCATGGGGGCGATGCTGTACCAGGCGGTCACCTTGTACGCTTCGATGGCCTTGATCGTCGCCAGCGGGTCAAAGCGGGTGAACAGCACGCACGGGTGGCCGGTATACACCGGAGTATTCAACCCCATCACCATCCCGGCAATATGACAAAGCGGCGAATGGGCCATCAGCACTTCCGCTTTTTCCGTCAGCCGGTTCGCCTGCGCGGATGCGGCCGTCTTAAACAGCGCGTTGCCGTACGTCAGCATCGCCCCTTTCGGCCGCCCGGTCGTCCCTGAGGTAAAAATGATCAGCCCGGCATCGTTCCATAAGTCAATGGAAGCGGCCTCATCAAACGGCGGATGGGCGGCGACGACAGCCGCAAAATCATCTGCACCGCTCTCCGTCCCTTTTGGCTGCACAAGCTCGGCGCAAAGCGGGATCTCCCCAGACGGATCGGCGTAATCGCCGTAATGGCATGACACGATAAACGACAGCGGCGCCGTTTCCCGCTCCGCCTGTTTCACACGGGCTACTCCGTCCATACCAGCGACAACGCCCGCCAACGGCACTTCGGTGAAAAAGTAGGCCAGTTCGGATTCACGGTACATCGGATTGAGCGGAACAACGATGCCGCCGAGCTGCTGAATGGCAAAGTGGGCGATGATGTATTGCGGGCAGTTTTGCATGTACAAAGCGACGTAGCTTCCTTTCCCCACCCCTTTTTCCCGCAAATAACGGGCAAAACGGTGAACGTGATCGAGCAATGTTCCCCACGTGATCACCTTGTTATAGAAAATGTACGCCGGCCTGTCCCCCTCCTGCTCGCCGCGATGGCGCAAATAACTGTAGAGCGGCTGCTCACCGAGCACATAGCGGAGCTCCTGCGGCAGCCCGCTCGGCCAATACGGGCGCGTTTGGTTCATGTCTCCCACCGTCCTTTCGAAAATGCTAACCGGTCAGTATAACAGGAAGCGGTTTCAAACGTGCTGCCAGTACATCGTATGATTCTTTTTCCGCACTCATCCGTGTTTTTCCTTCCGCTTCCGAAAAAAACGGTAAACGGCCGCCCCCTTCCATTCGGAGAAGGAGCGGCCGTTGGGAAAAGGAGGTATTCGGCACGGCTTGGTCAGTATGCCATCGTCATTTGTGCGCTGCAGCCGGACGGTGCGGATGATTCGGGCGATGCGTGCTGCCCATCCGCTCACGGAGATACGGCAATACCCAACGGTCCAAACCGTAGCGGCCCGCGTTCGCCCCGGCAACGAGAATGAACACCGTCAGCAGCACCATTTGCGGGTTCGTGCTCGTCGTGCCCGAGAACATAAAGGCGAAGTTCATCACCGCTCCCATGAGGGCGGCAAATGTCGTAAACAACCCGAGAATGAGTGCGATCCCAATGAGAAATTCGCCCCACGGCACGAGGAAGTTGAACAACCCGACGTTCGGCAGCGCCACATTTTCGATAAACGCCGCCCACCAGCTTTGCACGGCCGGATGTTCGCCGGTCGCCTTCGCCAACGCTCCTTTCAAAAACCCGGTTGCATCAAAGCCATGCGTAATTTTCTCCCATCCTCCCATGAGCCATTCATACCCTAAATACAAGCGGAAGACGACCATCAACGCCGACGCCGTGACGTGTTCGCGCAGCCATTTGACAACCATCGTGTTTCTCCCCTTTCATTTTGGAAAATGTTCCTTACACTTTTATCTTAATCGTTTTTTCGCCTCGCGGAGCAAGGTTGCTCACCATTTCACGATATATTCAAAAAGTTATGACGAAACCATGACTGTCCAATCCCTCTCATCATATTAGGTCTTTTTACACAGGAAAAAGGATTGACGTCTTGCCTCTTATACCGGAAAATAAAATAAACAATGTTAATTTTTAGAGAAAAGGAACGATTCAATGGAGGGGAAAAGAAAGAACATGTTATTAAGGCAAATGGATCACTTGTACGAGCAAATTGTCGAACATACGAGCCAAGGGATTATGGTGACCGATGCCGACGCCTGCATTCTTTTTGTCAATCGGGCGTTTACGGCCATCACCGGCTACAGCAAAGACGATGTGCTCGGAAAAACACCGCGCCTCTGGCAATCGGGGAAACACGGGAAACCATTTTACGCCCAATTATGGACATCATTGCTCGAAACGGGACGATGGCAAGGGGAAATTTGCTACAGCATATGCTGTCGCTTGACGGATTGACCGGCATCGCCAACCGCCGTTCATTCGATGAGCGCCTCGTCCACGAGTGGGAACGTGCGAAGCGGCATAAAGCGCCGTTTGCCGTCATGATGGTCGACATCGATGCGTTCAAACGGTTCAACGATACGTACGGTCATCAATGCGGGGACGACTGTTTGCGCCAAATCGCCTTGTCGCTGAAACAAACGGCAGAACAATACGGTGGGACAGCGGCGCGCTATGGGGGAGAGGAATTTGCCGTCATTTTGCCGCGCACTTCGCCGTCCGAAGCAGCGGCAGCCGCCGAGGCCATACGGGCAAACGTCGAGCGGCTCGCCATTCCGCACGGTTCCTCGCCCGCTGCTTGTGTTGTTACGGTCAGCGTCGGAGCCGCCGTCACCGTCCCACAACCAAATGAAGGCGCGCAAACCGTTCTTTCCCTTGCCGATCAGGCGCTTTATCGAGCCAAGCAAAACGGGCGCAACCGGACGGAAGTAGCTTGTCCCATTTGTGAATGAATCTTTCTCCTTGTTCCTAGGCGCGCATACAATGGCGACAAAAAGTTTTTACGGAAAAGTCTCATGGACCAATGTTTGACGACAGCGAACAGCCATGACGGCGATGCCTCCCCCTGACGCGCGGGGGAGGCATCCGTATCAGCCGCCCGACAGGCTACCTCGCCTGCTGCCGATCAGGGAACAACAGGCTAAACAGCACCCCGGCCGCCAGCGCAATGGCAAATGTCGCAAACCGTGAGCTAATGATGGCTTCAAGCGGCGAGGAAATCCAAAGAATCGTGCTGACAAAACCGGCGACGATCGTTGCGATGACGCCGACGCCGGAATACCGTTTCCAGAAGAAGGAAAGCAAAATCGCCGGCGACAGCGTGCAGCCGATTCCCGCCCACGCCCAACTGACAATGAAATACACAAGCGATTCCGATGTCATCGCCAGCACCAAACCAAGCAGCCCGGCCACGACCACCACCGCGCGGGAAAGCGCGACAAGCTGCTTTTCCGACAGGCGGAGGCGCAACGAGCGACGGACAATATCTTCGCTAATGGAGCTGGTGATCACAAGCAGCTGGGAATCGGCTGTCGTCACGATGGCCGCCAAAATGCCAGACAAAAGCAGCCCCGCCAGCCACGGCGGCAGTAAATCGAGCGCCATGTGCGGCAATACCGTTTCAACATCGGCGAAAGATTGATTTTGGTAAAGCGCGACCGCCGCCAGACCAATCAAAAAGGCGCCGCCATACGCCAACAGCGTCCAGATAATGGCGACCGTCTTTGCCGTTTTCGCTTCGCGGGCGTCTTTTAACGCCATGAAGCGGACGCTTAGTTGCGGCTGGCCGCCCAGGTAGCCAAAAAACCAGGCGAAATTGTTAAACAACAATAGCCCGAGCGCAAACCCAGCCGCCCCGCCCGTCCATGAGTCAAGGCCCGGTTTGGCTTGATGAAGCGCTGCGCTGATGGACAGGCCGCCGCTGTAAATTTCCAAAAGCGCCACAATGGGCAAAATCACGAGCGTCGCCAACATGAGCACACTTTGAATCATATCCGTCCAGACGACGCTGACAAAGCCGCCGGTATACGACAACATGATAACAATCGCCACACTGATGACCATCCCAAGCTTCGGATCAATATGAAACACCGTAAACAGCGTCTTGCCCGCTCCGGCAATTTGCGCGCTAAAGTAAAACATCATAAAACTGAAAATAAGGACCGTCGAAAGCCACAAAATCGTCCGCCCATGGGCGCCGAACCGTTTGGCTAAATAGCTTGGCAAGGTCAGCGCTCCGTACCGCTCCGCCTCTTGGCGGAAACGATCGGCCAGAAAGAGCCAGGCGCACACGATGCCGATGACAATGCCGACGGCCACCCAAATGGCAGAAAGGCCGCTCGCAAACACAAACCCAGTGTAGCCAAGCAACAGCCAGGCCGATTCTCCTGTCGCCCGCTCGGAAAACGCGAGCGCCCAGCCGGGAAGTTTTTTTCCGCCAAGCAAAAAGTCAGAGTGGCTCATCTCTTTTCTTCCATACCGATATCCAAGCACCGCCATGACCAAACAGTAAAGGACGAGCTCCGCCAAAATGATGCCATTCATCGTTTCTCCTCCCTGTTGTATCATTCGCTTGGCCGCCATCGCTCCATGCTCTCCTTCTCTTCCCGCCATCCCCCCTTTTGTAGAAAAAGCCGGCATTGCCATCGTGTAGGACGACAATGCCGGCGCTGCTGTTCCATCGTTTTCCCTTCCTGCTGTCTTCTCTTTTACTATTACGTTTATGACCGGAGTATGTCATTTATTCCAGCAACCGAACTGTATGAAAGTTGCCAAAGGGAACAATATTGTATTAAAGTGGACTTGAC includes the following:
- a CDS encoding class I adenylate-forming enzyme family protein produces the protein MNQTRPYWPSGLPQELRYVLGEQPLYSYLRHRGEQEGDRPAYIFYNKVITWGTLLDHVHRFARYLREKGVGKGSYVALYMQNCPQYIIAHFAIQQLGGIVVPLNPMYRESELAYFFTEVPLAGVVAGMDGVARVKQAERETAPLSFIVSCHYGDYADPSGEIPLCAELVQPKGTESGADDFAAVVAAHPPFDEAASIDLWNDAGLIIFTSGTTGRPKGAMLTYGNALFKTAASAQANRLTEKAEVLMAHSPLCHIAGMVMGLNTPVYTGHPCVLFTRFDPLATIKAIEAYKVTAWYSIAPMNAAILQVLPTTSADVSSLKRNLATSFGLPVTKDLAERWAEATGGCLLYEAAYGLSETHTCDTFMPDDRVKFGSCGIPTYETDIRIIDPETKRELGPGQSGEIVVKNPGVFQGYFRRDEATKETLKDGWVYTGDIGYMDEDGYLYFQGRLKEMIKVSGYSVFPEDVEALLNEHPAVRQCAVIGVPDPMKGEVPKAFVVLHDSYKEKVASSDLIEWAKTHMAAFKYPRYIELIDELPATPSGKVLRKLLPRE
- a CDS encoding DoxX family protein, translating into MVVKWLREHVTASALMVVFRLYLGYEWLMGGWEKITHGFDATGFLKGALAKATGEHPAVQSWWAAFIENVALPNVGLFNFLVPWGEFLIGIALILGLFTTFAALMGAVMNFAFMFSGTTSTNPQMVLLTVFILVAGANAGRYGLDRWVLPYLRERMGSTHRPNHPHRPAAAHK
- a CDS encoding PAS domain-containing protein: MLLRQMDHLYEQIVEHTSQGIMVTDADACILFVNRAFTAITGYSKDDVLGKTPRLWQSGKHGKPFYAQLWTSLLETGRWQGEICYSICCRLTD
- a CDS encoding diguanylate cyclase; amino-acid sequence: MLQHMLSLDGLTGIANRRSFDERLVHEWERAKRHKAPFAVMMVDIDAFKRFNDTYGHQCGDDCLRQIALSLKQTAEQYGGTAARYGGEEFAVILPRTSPSEAAAAAEAIRANVERLAIPHGSSPAACVVTVSVGAAVTVPQPNEGAQTVLSLADQALYRAKQNGRNRTEVACPICE
- a CDS encoding sodium/proline symporter codes for the protein MNGIILAELVLYCLVMAVLGYRYGRKEMSHSDFLLGGKKLPGWALAFSERATGESAWLLLGYTGFVFASGLSAIWVAVGIVIGIVCAWLFLADRFRQEAERYGALTLPSYLAKRFGAHGRTILWLSTVLIFSFMMFYFSAQIAGAGKTLFTVFHIDPKLGMVISVAIVIMLSYTGGFVSVVWTDMIQSVLMLATLVILPIVALLEIYSGGLSISAALHQAKPGLDSWTGGAAGFALGLLLFNNFAWFFGYLGGQPQLSVRFMALKDAREAKTAKTVAIIWTLLAYGGAFLIGLAAVALYQNQSFADVETVLPHMALDLLPPWLAGLLLSGILAAIVTTADSQLLVITSSISEDIVRRSLRLRLSEKQLVALSRAVVVVAGLLGLVLAMTSESLVYFIVSWAWAGIGCTLSPAILLSFFWKRYSGVGVIATIVAGFVSTILWISSPLEAIISSRFATFAIALAAGVLFSLLFPDRQQAR